A genomic segment from Mauremys mutica isolate MM-2020 ecotype Southern chromosome 26, ASM2049712v1, whole genome shotgun sequence encodes:
- the LOC123356746 gene encoding hydroperoxide isomerase ALOXE3-like, translating into MAVYKVQVATGQDSLAGTFDTISITLVGSHGESPKHGLDRHGLDFRPGSVREYKVPSDRALGPILLIRLHKEPYSFFPENMWYCNTVRVTSPEGNTYHFPCYRWIHGYCTVELAESTARTPCDDSHHLLQKHRREELVLQQEIYRWKEYSPGVPWCADVDSAMTAVVDLQYSYPKASAFFGRGAAALLECKLKGFLDRPYSWEKLADIPKVFWFYSNRVSEYVTEHWQEDAFFGYQYLNGFNPVLIRKCTALPENFPVTQEMVAGSLGDSTSLQEELQRGSVYIADYKLLEDIPTTKVNGHQQYIAAPLCLLHQKPSGEVVPLAIQLSQRPGPDSPIFLPSDSEWLWTLAKTWVRSSEFHLHEVTSHLLRAHLLAEVFAVATQRQLPMCHPLYKLLIPHIRFSIHIDVLARTFLISPGGVFDRAIATGRRGLAELLRKALEDLTYATLCLPDDIQERGVASLQNYYYRDDGLKIWAAIESFVSGIVGIYYRTSLSVQSDHELQAWVGEIFAKGFLGRQASGVPSALGTAAELTKYLTMVIFTCSAYHAAVNAGQFELAAFMPNYPSSMRKPPPRNKATVALKEFLDTIPEMNTTSLILSVLWVLRNEDRDLRPLGTYPEEHFTEHGPQLLMAAFQDRLAEISQEIEERNRSLSLIYNYMYPPNIENSTAI; encoded by the exons GTGCGGGAGTACAAGGTGCCCAGCGACCGAGCCCTGGGGCCGATCCTGCTGATCCGGCTCCACAAGGAGCCCTATTCCTTCTTCCCCGAGAACATGTGGTACTGCAACACGGTCCGGGTGACGTCCCCCGAGGGCAACACCTACCACTTCCCCTGCTACCGGTGGATTCATGGCTACTGCACCGTGGAGCTGGCGGAAAGCACAG CCCGAACCCCTTGTGACGACTCCCACCACCTGCTCCAGAAGCACCGTCGGGAGGAGCTGGTGCTGCAACAGGAAATATATAG GTGGAAGGAGTACAGCCCCGGCGTCCCCTGGTGCGCCGACGTCGACAGCGCCATGACCGCCGTGGTCGACCTCCAGTACTCGTACCCCAAGGCCTCCGCGTTCTTCGGGCGGGGCGCGGCGGC GCTGCTGGAGTGCAAGCTGAAGGGCTTCCTGGACCGGCCGTACTCCTGGGAGAAGTTAGCCGACATCCCCAAGGTTTTCTGGTTCTACAGCAACCGGGTCTCAG AGTACGTCACTGAGCACTGGCAGGAAGATGCGTTCTTCGGGTACCAGTATCTGAACGGGTTCAACCCAGTTCTGATCCGGAAATGCACGGCGCTGCCAGAGAACTTCCCCGTGACGCAGGAGATGGTGGCCGGCTCCCTGGGGGACTCCACCAGCCTCCAGGAGGAGCTGCAG AGAGGGAGCGTCTATATCGCAGATTACAAGCTCCTGGAAGACATTCCCACCACTAAAGTGAACGGGCACCAGCAGTACATCGCCGCCCCCCTGTGCCTGCTGCACCAGAAACCCAGCGGGGAGGTCGTCCCCTTGGCCATCCAG ctcaGCCAGCGCCCAGGTCCCGACAGCCCCATCTTCCTGCCCAGCGACTCCGAGTGGCTCTGGACTCTGGCCAAGACCTGGGTGCGCAGCTCCGAGTTCCACCTGCACGAGGTCACCTCCCACCTGCTCCGCGCCCACCTGCTGGCCGAGGTCTTCGCCGTGGCCACCCAGCGCCAGCTCCCCATGTGCCACCCCCTGTACAAG CTCCTGATCCCTCACATCCGGTTCTCCATCCACATCGATGTCCTGGCCCGGACCTTTCTCATCAGCCCCGGGGGCGTATTCGATCGG GCCATAGCGACCGGGCGTAGAGGCCTCGCCGAGCTTCTCCGCAAGGCCCTGGAGGACCTGACCTACGCCACGCTCTGCCTTCCCGATGACATCCAGGAACGCGGCGTCGCCTCGCTTCAAAACTACTACTACAGGGACGATGGACTGAAGATCTGGGCAGCTATCGAGAG CTTTGTCTCCGGCATCGTGGGAATCTACTACCGGACCAGCCTCTCGGTGCAGAGTGACCACGAGCTGCAGGCGTGGGTGGGCGAGATCTTCGCCAAGGGATTCCTGGGCCGACAGGCGTCAG GCGTCCCCTCGGCTCTGGGCACCGCGGCCGAGCTAACCAAGTACCTGACCATGGTGATCTTCACGTGCTCTGCCTATCACGCCGCCGTCAACGCCGGGCAG TTCGAGCTGGCCGCCTTCATGCCCAATTACCCGTCGTCCATGCGGAAGCCGCCGCCCCGGAACAAGGCCACGGTGGCCCTGAAGGAGTTCCTGGACACCATCCCCGAGATGAACACCACCAGCCTGATCCTCTCCGTCCTCTGGGTGCTGCGGAATGAGGATCGGGACTTG AGACCCCTGGGGACGTACCCTGAGGAGCACTTTACCGAGCACGGGCCACAGCTGCTCATGGCTGCCTTCCAGGATCGCCTAGCAGAGATCTCCCAGGAGATCGAGGAGAGGAACCGGTCGCTGAGTCTGATCTACAACTATATGTATCCTCCTAACATAGAGAACAGCACCGCGATATAA